From Psychroflexus torquis ATCC 700755, the proteins below share one genomic window:
- a CDS encoding DUF2779 domain-containing protein, whose translation MSNLKKRYLTKSRYKLGLECPNKLYYTKKKVYSNQKLEDFFLQALASGGFQVEELARMHYPEGILIEDKKSDETYNYEDKVNQTTKLLENNDEIVIFEAAFCFENLFIRVDILEKKGNQINLIEVKSKSFDSTNAEYEFEGKKGNLSSSWKSYLFDVAFQKYVINKAFPQYNVKPFLMLADKSKTTSIKGLNQLFRITNNNNNRTGIERRIHTLTDISSESILGKVDVSRETSGIETGKHRIIEEFDFEESIQILSKTFKEDKYYNYPLDYSSCKSCEFKTNGEADSNSKSGFKECFKKQLSWEEPDFNEPNIFEIWDFRRLNKLTETGELKLKNIPDEEFGEVKDKDDKMSRVRRQLIQKHKALDNDYTPELYQDELKDEIESWTFPLNFIDFEASVVALPFYEGQSPYEKVVFQFSHHIIHEDGKVEHANEYINVQPGEFPNFEFVRELKTALEQNVGTVFQYSSYENSTLNQIKQQLENSAETDRKELINFIITLTTPPRNYAGSPWLPIRPLVDLRKVIVDYYYNPYTKGSNSIKAVLPAIFETSELIKSKYTKPISDINMTSKNFGDNHVWLRRKEDGTIEDPYKSLEHPFKDWDPEFERKSEIEEINNGGAALTAYGLTQYTDMDDKERGEIKNALLRYCELDTLAMVIVYEHLKEITEDKYKV comes from the coding sequence ATGTCAAATCTTAAGAAGCGTTACCTTACTAAGTCAAGGTATAAATTGGGACTTGAGTGTCCTAACAAATTATACTATACCAAGAAAAAAGTATACTCCAATCAAAAATTAGAGGATTTCTTCTTACAAGCTTTAGCAAGTGGTGGTTTCCAAGTCGAGGAATTAGCTAGGATGCATTATCCTGAAGGCATTCTCATAGAGGATAAGAAATCTGATGAGACTTATAATTATGAAGATAAGGTGAATCAAACGACAAAATTATTAGAAAATAATGATGAAATAGTAATTTTTGAGGCTGCTTTTTGTTTTGAAAATTTATTTATTCGAGTCGACATTTTAGAGAAAAAAGGAAATCAAATTAATTTGATTGAAGTGAAATCAAAATCATTTGATTCTACTAATGCCGAGTATGAATTTGAAGGCAAAAAAGGCAATCTTAGTTCGTCATGGAAGTCTTACCTTTTTGATGTAGCTTTTCAGAAATATGTTATCAATAAGGCCTTTCCTCAATACAATGTCAAACCTTTTCTGATGCTGGCAGATAAATCTAAAACTACGAGCATCAAAGGACTCAACCAATTATTTCGGATTACAAATAATAATAATAACCGAACAGGTATAGAGCGAAGAATCCATACCCTTACCGATATTAGCTCTGAATCTATACTCGGTAAAGTTGATGTGAGTCGAGAAACTAGCGGCATTGAAACTGGCAAACACAGAATCATAGAAGAATTTGATTTTGAAGAATCTATTCAAATTTTATCTAAAACTTTTAAAGAAGATAAATACTATAATTATCCCTTGGACTATTCTTCTTGTAAATCTTGTGAATTTAAAACAAATGGAGAAGCTGATTCAAATTCAAAATCTGGTTTTAAAGAATGTTTTAAAAAACAACTAAGCTGGGAGGAGCCTGACTTTAATGAACCCAATATTTTTGAAATATGGGATTTTAGACGATTGAATAAATTGACAGAAACAGGCGAGCTGAAATTGAAAAATATTCCTGATGAAGAATTTGGAGAGGTGAAAGACAAAGATGATAAAATGTCTAGGGTTCGAAGACAACTTATACAAAAGCACAAAGCACTTGATAATGATTATACACCAGAATTATATCAAGACGAATTGAAGGACGAGATAGAAAGTTGGACGTTCCCTTTAAATTTTATAGACTTTGAAGCTTCTGTGGTGGCTTTGCCATTTTATGAAGGACAATCACCTTATGAGAAAGTGGTGTTTCAATTCTCTCATCATATCATTCATGAAGATGGGAAAGTTGAACATGCCAACGAATATATCAATGTTCAACCAGGAGAATTTCCAAATTTTGAATTTGTAAGAGAACTCAAAACAGCTCTGGAACAAAATGTAGGTACAGTCTTTCAATATTCAAGTTACGAAAACTCAACGCTCAATCAAATTAAACAACAACTAGAAAACTCAGCTGAAACAGATAGGAAGGAATTGATCAATTTCATAATCACTTTAACAACACCTCCAAGAAATTATGCAGGATCGCCATGGTTGCCTATTCGTCCTTTAGTAGATTTGAGAAAAGTTATCGTTGATTATTATTACAATCCATACACCAAGGGGAGTAATTCCATAAAAGCGGTGCTGCCTGCAATTTTTGAGACTAGTGAGCTTATAAAAAGCAAATACACGAAGCCGATAAGCGACATCAATATGACTTCAAAGAATTTTGGAGATAATCATGTTTGGTTAAGGCGAAAAGAAGATGGTACTATCGAAGATCCTTATAAAAGTCTAGAACACCCTTTTAAAGATTGGGATCCTGAATTTGAAAGGAAAAGTGAAATAGAAGAGATCAATAATGGAGGTGCAGCTTTAACTGCTTATGGCCTTACACAGTATACCGACATGGATGATAAAGAACGAGGTGAAATAAAAAACGCCCTGTTGAGGTATTGTGAGCTGGATACCCTAGCTATGGTTATTGTTTATGAGCATTTAAAGGAGATCACAGAAGATAAATATAAGGTCTAG